The following nucleotide sequence is from Rhizoctonia solani chromosome 15, complete sequence.
TAGCGCTTGTTAAACGCTCCTTTCACCTGTTCACACACACAGAGAAGATCGTTTCAGTCAAGATCATTACTCGTAACTCCAAATTAAACAAAATATCCGCCATGTATGATATATGCGGTCCGCTCGGCTTGTGTAATACATAGGCCCCTGCATTCATTTGCCACGCTTCGTGATTTAGGGTCGGGGGACCTAACTCTGTCCAGCCTGAGTCTTCTCCTTTGCCCATTCTACGAAATCATCAATCGTCGAGGGCCATGCAGCTTCCAAATGTTTCCGTCATTATTTAAATGTTGACGGTTGAAAAATATACGCACCTTCTAGATCGTGGTTCTCAAACTTGCCGTCGATCACTTTGATAAACTCGGGTAGCTGCACATGTGAATAAAGTATCAGCACGATGAATCAATGGGGGATACCATATGCGTACCATCGCCCAAGTATCCTTGCTAACACCCTTCCCACCTCGTTCTTTCAAAAACTCAAACCACCACTCTGTATGTTCGTCCGTCCACCCGTTCTTGGGTAGCGCCGAACCAGAAAGACCAAcgctcaacaacaagttccaaAACGCAATCGCACTCTCGATTGCTGcattcaaaaaaaaaaaaaaaaaagtcgCAAGGAAGAGAAGAGGCCCATTCGGAGTATAGAGTGGATCCGCAACGGAACCGAGTCAATAGAGTGAACCCTATCAAATCGTCTAGGAAATAAACGTACATATACTCCTCGCGCCCTCGGCCTTGGCAAAAGTAAAGGTATAAGTGTATACCCTCGAGAAATAATCCGGATCGTTGCCAAGTTTGGTTCGTAGCGTGGCGATCGTGGTTTTCATTTGATCGATCGTGTCGCACCTGCGTTGAGGGCAAAAAAGGTATAAGCAAGGGTCATCACGGCGCACACATATCCGACGGGATTTCTCTGGAGAAAAATACGAGGCGGGATCTTCGTCTTGGCCTCGaaatggggggggggagtgCAAGTCATCTCCGTGCCTCCAAGTAGAATAGGACCGTTTCGTTTCTCGGGATCGTCTAGAAAAATAAGAATGAGAAAACGCACCCCAATCGTTTCCAACCGTCTATGAACCCGTTTTTTGTCCATTCTCCGACTGTTGGGCTCTTGAGTTCGCACGCGACCGCGAGCAACGAAACGTCTTCTGGATCGACACCCAGATCTTCACACCATTGAATTGTCCCGTTTATACCGATATTAGCAGAGTCGGGATCTATTCAAACGAGGAAGAATAGAATATGCGGAGACGGGGACGAAGGGCGGCAGAAGCCAAAGCAAGAGGGCGCCGTTTAAATGACAGCGTTCGAAATGACGTACGAGTCAAAATGGTGAATGAGTTTAGATTAGTATAGGAAGGAGAGCAAACGCACCCTTGTATttatcaaacaatgcccctaGTTTCTGAGTGGATACCTGGGCTGGAGGAGCATCCGTTAGAGCCTGGTAGTAAGCGTCGACAGCGGCGTCTAGTCTATAGTTGTGCTTCTTGAGCGCAGAGAGTGCTTGTTCCTTGCTAGCTCATCCAAGAGGTTAGGAATAATGGATTAATTCATTTAAATCGATCGCGAGCGAAGGGAACTGGATGCTAACCTAGCATCAGTGATACCCTGAAACTGGCTAACTAGGGCGTCTCGCTGGGTCGAAGAAACTCGAGACTAGGCCAGAAAGTCAACATAGATGTCACGTCAGATTTAACTCTAATTGGTACCATTTATTTGGGTGCCTGGAGCCGTCGAACTTGTCGTGGTATAGGGTGGTGGAGGGAGAGGGATCGACAGGCGGGAGAGTCTAGCCGCCGGCTTACCTCATCTGAATTGAAATGCGCCGCCGAACCGCACCGATTAACTGCGGGCCTGTCTCTTCTTCCTACCACTATAGTATACGTATCTACCATGACGATGGATACGCCTATAGACAAGTTTCTGTTATCTACGTATGTTGGAATAGGGCGTGTGGATGATACTATCATCATCTTGATTAACCTTTACCAGGTCAGACGTGCTCGAAGGCCCTCAAAAAACATACATCAAATGCTCGAAAACGGGGGAGACTAAATGGTGCAAGGCAAGTCGGGATTTTTCGCCCTCTTCTTGACCTGCTGACAGGGCGAGCCACTGTCAGACACGCACATTGACACTACATGAGGTCATCGACGAATTGCACGCCGGTTCCGAACTGGTCTATTCGATCCACAGACCGACCAGAGGATGGTACATTCGCGTCCGATCCCACAAGAAACCCACCCTCTTGGCCGACCTCATCCCTGATCCTCTGGTCGACACCGCCCAGCCCGACGCAGACTCGATATTAATGTTCACCATGCCCAGcatcaagggcaaagaaCGAGAAAGCGTCGGGTCATCGTTGGCCGAACAAGACGAATACTCCTTCCCGCCCACACCTCCCGTCCGATCTCCTCCACCGGGTAAACGGAAAACAGACCCCAAACCAGACTCGTTGCTATCCGAACCCTCCAGTccgaccaccaccactactgCGAGCCACACGGATCCCCTTCGCTCGCCTCACCCGCCTCGGCCGAGTGCTCGACTCGAACCCCACGCGCAGCTCCAGCTCGCTCAACCGACCTTGACGCTGGTGTTTGCTCCCACACCTGCCCCCAAGATCCCTGACAGCCCATCGTTCTCACGGGCGTTTGCATCGGGTCTATTTCGTGCGGTTACAAGCACGATATTTTCCCCGCCTCGGCGATCATTTTCCCTATCTGCCCGTTCTTCGGGTGGGACTATGCCCGCTACTACACCGGCCCTCGAGTCTGGACCTCGGCTCGAGCTCGAAAGGGTGCTCGAATACGAGGACACGACTCCCGTGTTCTCGGTTTCTCAAATGACGGGCGTGATCACCGTTTTGAACGACGGTTACGGGGACACAGGTCTCTTGGTCGCGTGCGCAATGGCCTATTTGGATTTTCTCGCCGAACGAGACGTGAGTTGGTTTTCCCTCGACGTTGATTCTTCCTATCCTAACGCGCGTGGCGCCATAGGGATATATCGCTTCCGCCAACGGTGGCTAATCAACACTTTGAAAACAATCCAAATATAGAACTTCAGGGCGGGCCGATTTGTATATTTAATCAACATCTACCATATCCATGTATTATATCTCGTACAATATCCAACTCTAGCATTaaatcccaaaaaagagTCACACCTGTCCCTTTCCTATTCATACACCCACCCAACCTCTCCGAGCAAGACGTTATCGATCAATCTCGTCCTCCCTACCCACAACGCTCCACTCAAAATAACTCCAGGGCCCTTCCCGCTCGCCGCCGCCCCGCTATTCACGTCCTCTCCAAGCGGCTCAAACGTGTGCGGATCATTCATCTCGATATAGTCCAACTTCATTTCGACCTGGCCGGCATTAGCCTGCACCACTTCGTCCACATACTGTCTCCCAGCCGCCAACGCCTCGGACCGGGACATCCCAGCATACCACGCCTTTTCAACAGCCTTCAACGCACCCCTCAACGTCCCGGCCACTTCCTTTTCTTTACCCTGCAGATACGCGTTCCGGGAACTCAACGCGAGCTCCTGGGTTCCTCGAACGGTCTCGACAACTCGTACCCGCGTAGGGAAACACAATTCCTTGACCATGCTCTTCATCAACAACGCCTGCTGGATATCCTTTTGTCCGAAATAGACGCGCGTCGGGAGAGTGATGTTCAACAGCTTCGAGACGACGGTCGCGACGCCTCGGAAAAACGTGGGTCGGGACAGGCCCTCCATTTGGTTCGTCAACGATGGAGGGGGCACAACGTACGTCGATACCTGGCTCGAATGCGAGAGCCCAGAGGGGTACATTTCCTTGGTCGAGGGGAGGAATATCGCAGACGGACTACGGACCGTCGCATTTGGTACCGAAGGGAGATAAGAGCATGTGGATAGCAGTAGAGCATCTTTATCAAGTGTACGCGGGTACGTCGCGAGATCCTCGTGTGGCGCAAACTGGGCAGGGTTCACGTAGATAGACACGACAGTGAGATCATTCTCGCGAAGCGATTCGCGGACTGGGCAGAATAGGAGTTAGTAACGTGGAGTGGAACGCACAAAGAGACGTAAATCCAAGGCGTAGAGACGTAAATGGGCACAACCGGACCATCCCCCTTTGCAATATACAGCACCCGAAACCGTAACCCCCTGCACCACGTACGAGACGTGAACTCCCTCGTGTCACCAGCCCAAATACGACGCATACAGCAACAAATCCAATCAAGCCGGGGAAAAACCTACCAAGTGAAATATGGCCATCATGCAGAGCCCCCATGGTTGGAACGAATCCAACGGATTTGCCCTCCCTGAATGCCTTGTTTCGCCATTCCCGCAGGTCGGCTATGGTTGTGATGATCGGAATGTCGGATTTGGGGAGGACGGTATTAGGTTTGGCTGCGGTGGTAGCGGTCGTGGTGGCAGTTCCGGCCGACGTGACGGAAGAGGTAGCAGCAGGGGCTACATCCGGAGTAGGGCTAACAAAACGTATTCAACAAAAAGAAACAATCGCGAGTAATATGGCTGGTACAAACCTAGGAGCAGGAGGCGGGGAAAATGCGGTCCCTGGGGTCGGATAACCGGGGAGTGCAGAGGCCAAACTACGCGAGGTAGATGATAGACCCCTCACAGAAGAGGAAGGCAAACCACGAACGGCAAGACGGCGAAGCGTATGAGATTGTGTGCGGAGAACGTTCATTGTATATATTTGGGCCGCAAAGATCAATACTCTTTTCGGGGCTTTGGGGTGGAGCTATAAGGGTATCGATGTTACGCAGGAAGATAAAAGAGTCTTCGCAAAGCAAGTCAATGGGAGTTGTAGTTTATATGTTCTGCCCTCTCAAAAAAATCGTAAGATCCAAGAGATGTCGCCAGCTGGAAGTTGAGCGGTGGTCGTGCGCGTGAGACACTTGATTTTCGGAACCGCCGGTAAATGAGAGCGTGAGCGGAACCGAGTTGCCGGAAGCGCCCGCGCTTATTCGAATCTGTCTTTTCACGCGTATTTATGAGCTTCTTTCATTAGTGATTAATTAACAGGTGAAGGTCCGATGAACACGATAAATTAcaggcaaagactccaagagCATATGGACCAACTAACGAAACACTAGTGGGTACCTTTTTGCAAACCAAAACATGAAAATGAAGCTCGACCCCAAATCAACTGGAAAACAACACCGAGACAACAAACAAGAGCGTATAGATACAATTATAAATATCAATAGTCCCTGGAAAGCCCTAGCTCTCCTGTCGATCTCTTCTCTCATACAAAGGCGGTGATCGGCCAAGCCCAGGTGCACCACTCAAAACTCCAGAGCCTTTGTATCGCTGAGCCGTATATGAACAAGAACCCCCACTAATCGAGTTCAAGGGCCGAGTTCAATAGAATTCCGCTCTGATTGGCGGAGGTGGCGAAATCAAGTCTGGTTTACTGTATCCGAAGGAGGTGACCTGACGAGACGATGACAACCTTGGTTTACTGTCATGGACTCCTGGGATCATGTAGGGAGTAACAGTAACTGTACTAAGCATGAGTACAATAGTTTGATCGCCAATTTACATACTCACTGCGAGGAGCTGCATCATAAGTCGCGAAATTGGTACTCGGCGGTTTGCTGTCTTCTATGAGGTCGACTACTCCTCTATAGCTTCGCCTCCTGCTAACGGAAATCGCCACGATAATCATAGCGATAGTAATTGTTAGGCCGCTCACTACGGCTCTGCATCACACGGATCAGCAAAAATGTATTTAAGTGGGATTCGGGAGACTTTGCGCACCCAATAATTGCAGCAATCGGAGTATTGTGTTTTGATTCTTTAGAAAGATTAGAGCATTGCGATTCGATCATGGTGTTATTTTCGCCCCTCGAGATCTCATGTTTTGCAGCTTCCGTAACATACGCGTAAAACCTATTGAGCGAAACACTCAGGGAGAAGGGCTTGGGTGACCAGCCAACAAAGCTCACCAAGCATTATCACTCCAAGTGATATTGTAAGCAAATGTTGGAATCTTGATATTTCGTTCGCACACCTTGCGGCTTAAATGAGACTCGAGACTTGGTATTATGATGATTAGTGATTCCGAGTAGTCAGATCCCTAAAATGTGAGATGAACTTACGTTCTGTTCATGGACAACCCGAGCCCGCATCTTCCAAGATACTTTCCATACGAGTCCGGCTGTTACAAAATTAGTAAAAATCCAAACCAAGGTTGCGGCTGAGCTTACCTGGCCATCGATTCCGACTGACCCATCAGGACTGTCATTAACGTGTTGACAGCTAATCTTGAAATTAGTATTCATGCCAAAATAAGAGATAGCTATATCGACACTTACTTGACACATAACATGTATAACATCCACGAAATGCTGTTGCAGCAGCATTCGGCTAAACATTAGATCGAGGAATGCTGTAAGTCCGCCACCCGGCTTCATATTTTTGGAGCTGGCACTCACAAGGACGCCCGGAACAGGTATCGCGACTGGCAGTTATCGTGGTTGGCAAAGCGCCAGTTTGGTCTAACACAAAATCCCCAGCTGAGTTGTGATTATTGGTGATGGGCTAATCTGGGTGGCTTACAGTCGGGTTGACATATTTGAATTAACCGTTCATAGTCCTACCTGGCGGGAAGTGTGAATAACTGACTGGCATGATAAACCAAACTTTAACTACATGGTGTTTCCCAACAGATTCCGTGTACCAGTCTAGTGCCGTCGATTTGCACGTCGTTTACCCGCTCGAACAATCGCAATGATGGATGCGACAAAATTAAAGCCGCGTGAGGAAGCATGGGTGGTTAATTTGCTTGACAATGATAGATAGATGCCACGATCATTGTCATATCACTGGGCATCCAATATTTATGCATCGATGCACGTATGAGCCAATAGGCCTCGCATTGGAATCAGACCGAAGGCCGATCTTGACGGCTATACAAATGTTTTTGCGATGTAGGAGGTGCTGTGCATTGGAAGCGCGGTGCACCCATATGTTCAGTCCCGATATACGTAATCGTTCGGCCTCGGTTTCTAAATGAAATCAACCGTGAATAACTGCTATGTATGGTCCAAGAGAAGGGTGGTATCTCCTGTTATGGGGCGTTGAGTGGCTGGCTGTGTTGGGCACCGCCAATGAGTAAAGGGGACCAAACACAGTCATGCCAAGGAATCAGGGCAATATGATTTGAAATTCAATCTTGCGCACAACTTGTCGATCACCAGCCATGGCTTATGAACGAACTTGCAAGGAATTACGATAGTTGATTGCTTGTATCACCTGGACAAACGATTATCCGAGACAAATACACTTTATTACACCAACGTCTCGATAAAGGCATCGCTTTAGAATAGCCGTTCCGGCTGATCTCGTTATTGACGTCCTGGGCGACGCCAGAATGTGAAACAACGCGGGTTTGCTCCCTACGCATCCTAATAAACCCTAGTAATTCAGTCTAGGCCTGTTAAATACCGTTCCTGAGTCCTAGGCCTGACTGTGAAACTCCGATCCTCGGCGACATCTTCCGACTCATAACCTTTCTACGTACCAGCGGCTATTAACCATCCTCGGGCCTGATGAATGAGGTCTCATAGGCTAAAATAAGGTAATTCAGTCTAGGCTGTTAAATACCGTTCCTGAGTCCTAGGCCTGACTGTGAACTCCGATCCTCGGCGACATCTTCCGACTCATAACCTTTCTACGTACCAGCGGCTATTAACCATCCTCGGGCCTGATGATGAGGTCTCATAGGCTAAAATATAAGGCTGTTAATTATGACTCTTGTGATAAATATTACATCGAACCATGGCTCAGTGTTTGAGTGGTTGATGTTGAGTGAGTGGTAGCCCTCGTAATTTCCAACCATATTATGACCCTGAGCCAGACGGCGGGAGAAGGATCCGATCCCGCTTTATGTATTGCAGGTGAACTTCGAAACTTGGGTCGTGGCGCGGGTGAGTACATTACCCGGGTCGATCATCGTTTACTCTAATCCTGAAAAGGTTGACTATCGGTATAAAATGGTTATACCCATTCACGTCAACTACGATATCCCCGCAGGTATCCAACGGGCATGATTTCGCTGGTAGTTCTTTGCACCCCGATTTCATGGCTAGACTCTTGGATACTTGCGTTTTCTTTAATAGCTGTGCTTGGGCTACTAGTGTTTTCAGTTTATTCTGATCGAAGGGGACGTTATTACCACTACCACGCCCTCGAGACATTCATCACCGTCAACACCATAGAGTTGGCTACAGAGCTACTAGAGAAGCACGCCTCAGCAACGGCCAACCGGCCCAAGAACGTCATGATCCACGACCTGTACGTCTCTCACATAACAATCAATTGTGGCGCAGCCACTGACGTACCCGTTCAGCCTTGGTTGGTCTGAAGGTGTCGCTTTTCGCAAACACGACGAATGGCACAAGAAACAACGACGCTTGATGGCTTCAGCTTTGCATCATACAGCTGCGCGATCGTACGAATTGCAACACCACACTCGACACTCGAGTTGCTCAGACGTATTTCGCGGGATCAGACCTCGTTTCAGAAGCATGTCAGCGCGGCAGTGGGTGATTTCATATTACGATTGGCTTATGGGTATACCCCTGGTCAAGACGACACCCTGGCTATGGTACATAGGGCATTCTCGTACATGGCGAAAGCATCGGTACAATATTTCCTTGTCAATGATTT
It contains:
- a CDS encoding cullin binding; amino-acid sequence: MSRVSSTQRDALVSQFQGITDASKEQALSALKKHNYRLDAAVDAYYQALTDAPPAQVSTQKLGALFDKYKDPDSANIGINGTIQWCEDLGVDPEDVSLLAVACELKSPTVGEWTKNGFIDDDPEKRNGPILLGGTEMTCTPPPHFEAKTKIPPRIFLQRNPVGYVCDTIDQMKTTIATLRTKLGNDPDYFSRVYTYTFTFAKAEGARSISIESAIAFWNLLLSVGLSGSALPKNGWTDEHTEWWFEFLKERGGKGVSKDTWAMLPEFIKVIDGKFENHDLEAAWPSTIDDFVEWAKEKTQAGQS
- a CDS encoding pantothenate synthetase, with product MNVLRTQSHTLRRLAVRGLPSSSVRGLSSTSRSLASALPGYPTPGTAFSPPPAPSPTPDVAPAATSSVTSAGTATTTATTAAKPNTVLPKSDIPIITTIADLREWRNKAFREGKSVGFVPTMGALHDGHISLVRESLRENDLTVVSIYVNPAQFAPHEDLATYPRTLDKDALLLSTCSYLPSVPNATVRSPSAIFLPSTKEMYPSGLSHSSQVSTYVVPPPSLTNQMEGLSRPTFFRGVATVVSKLLNITLPTRVYFGQKDIQQALLMKSMVKELCFPTRVRVVETVRGTQELALSSRNAYLQGKEKEVAGTLRGALKAVEKAWYAGMSRSEALAAGRQYVDEVVQANAGQVEMKLDYIEMNDPHTFEPLGEDVNSGAAASGKGPGVILSGALWVGRTRLIDNVLLGEVGWVYE